Genomic DNA from Triticum dicoccoides isolate Atlit2015 ecotype Zavitan chromosome 4B, WEW_v2.0, whole genome shotgun sequence:
NNNNNNNNNNNNNNNNNNNNNNNNNNNNNNNNNNNNNNNNNNNNNNNNNNNNNNNNNNNNNNNNNNNNNNNNNNNNNNNNNNNNNNNNNNNNNNNNNNNNNNNNNNNNNNNNNNNNNNNNNNNNNNNNNNNNNNNNNNNNNNNNNNNNNNNNNNNNNNNNNNNNNNNNNNNNNNNNNNNNNNNNNNNNNNNNNNNNNNNNNNNNNNNNNNNNNNNNNNNNNNNNNNNNNNNNNNNNNNNNNNATCCACTCCCTCCCGACGGAACCCGCGCAGGAAAATACACACGCCACAGGTTCCTCATCCTCCCTACGATCGCCCCATGCCGCTTGTAAGACACGGCGGCCACCCCCAGATGCCTTGTCGATCCTTCTTCGCGCGCCACCGCCTCCCTTGCGAGGACGCCCCGCCATGGGTCTCAATCGGCGCCATGACGGTCGTGGCCTCCCCATCCGCCCTCGCGACCCTACCATTGGTGGCAGCGATGGTGGACAACCCCCAATAATGACGTCCTTGAAGGGGACATGCAGGCGATGACAATGACATGGCGAAGAGCTTGGTAGCGGTTAAGACGTGGAGTATCGGTGAAAAAGGATACCCACTTGGAGAGAGAGACGTTACAAGTGCACATGAACCTCATTACCCGACTGAAGTGTCTAAGGACTCCTAGTTCAACGCCCCTCCGCGCTCAAATAAGAACCCACAAGGTATAAAGATCAGGAGAGCTGCTTTGCGAATTTCGTGGCTGCGAGGGGATCACTGATTGATCGTATTGCGTCCCTTGAAAATAGTTACCAAACTATCGACCTGGAATGAACTACTACCTGTATAATAAGGGCAGTACAAGCGAAGTAATGACAAAAAAATCACAATCCAGAACATGGAGAACCAACAAAACCGAGCATGAGAAGAAAAGTTGTACCGTAACATTACCATAGAAACCAAACAACATATGCTAAGCCGAGCATCTTAGCGGAACACATGACAAGGTATATTCGAAAGGCGCCTCTCGGCTCTCGAGTAGGGGTCACGTGAGAGCTCTTCATAGCCACGGGAAATTGCGTTGCGTTTCACCAAACTTACTTATGTCCCAGAGACACAACTTGATGAATGAGTAATAATTGGTACAAACACAAACAATGTTTATCCCAAatatatcatgaacaatgaaaaacCAATAAGAGACACTTACTACCAAAAACTTGTTGAATTAATCATGATCAATAAATAAAATGCATTAAGTATTTTTTTTTGAGGGATAATACAGTGCATTAAGTGAGGAACACCTTCTAAACTTGTTAAACAGCCCACCTATCCATCCAGCAAAGCCACTTACCAAAAACAAGGCGGGGGAGACGGACGGAAAACCGCGAGCTTTTTCCAGCTCGAGTCAACCCACCAAACCCACGCGCCGCGGTGTCTTTCCCCTCCCCTCCGCCGGAGCAAAGCATCTCCGCCACCGCCATGAGAGATCCGAAGCTCCCCCCGCCGGCGACGGCCCGGAGGCCGACGCCCGGCCTCGCCGGCACGCTCCGGAGGCACTCCGCGTGGCTGCTGCTCGCCTGGTTCGCGCTCTCCGTCTGCCTCTtcctctccgccgccccgcccgccgccgccccgctcctccGCCCCGCCGTCCTCCTCCGCAACACCAAGCcccgcgccctcgccgccgccgccacaacctCCAGGCCCCCCGTCCGGATCTACGTCTACGACCTCCCCGCCCGCTTCAACCGCGACTGGGCCGCCGCCGACCCGCGGTGCGCGCGCCACCTCTTCGCGGCCGAGGTCGCGCTGCACGACGCCCTGCTGGgctgccccgccgcccgcgccgaccGCCCCGAGGACGCCGACCTCTTCTTCGTGCCCGTCTACGTCTCCTGCAACTTCTCCACGGCCAACGGGCTCCCGTCcctctcgcacgcgcgcggcctgcTGGCCGACGccgtcgcgctcgcccgccgggagATGCCCTACTGGAACCGCTCCGCCGGCGCCGACCACGTCTTCGTCGCCTCCCACGACTTCGGCGCCTGCTTCCACCCCATGGTGAGCGCTGTCGCGTGCGGGTTAGGTGCGCTTCTTGCGTCCAAATGGGGGTTTCCAAGGTGGAGCCGTGGAAGCTAGCTGCTGCGTGTTCTTGGCTCCTAAATGGCATACCAGCTGCTCATGACAGTGAGCGGTCGGTCAGCGTCGATTCCGAATCGGAGCGACTCGAGTTCAATCAATAGCTCTTGCTGTGAAATTGACCAATTCCTAGCTTGATTATCAGAATTTCTCTTGTGCTGCGCCGTATGTCTGTCAGTATACTTATGGAAGCTACTCATCCAACCATTAAAATGCATGGTTGTTGTCATGATGGAGCTTAGTTCGGCTTGAATTTACTTCAATGCGGTTCCCCAACTCCTATAAGAGATTTAGGGGAGCTACTCAGATGCACTAACGTTTCGGTTTGTTATGAGCAGGAGGATGTGGCCGTTGCGGATGGCATACCGGAGTTCCTCAAGAAGTCGATCCTGCTACAGACATTCGGTGTGCACGGCCCTCACGTGTGCCAGGAGGCAGAGCATGTGGTTATCCCCCCACATGTGC
This window encodes:
- the LOC119292278 gene encoding probable glucuronosyltransferase Os03g0107900, with the translated sequence MRDPKLPPPATARRPTPGLAGTLRRHSAWLLLAWFALSVCLFLSAAPPAAAPLLRPAVLLRNTKPRALAAAATTSRPPVRIYVYDLPARFNRDWAAADPRCARHLFAAEVALHDALLGCPAARADRPEDADLFFVPVYVSCNFSTANGLPSLSHARGLLADAVALARREMPYWNRSAGADHVFVASHDFGACFHPMEDVAVADGIPEFLKKSILLQTFGVHGPHVCQEAEHVVIPPHVPPEVALELPEPEKARRDIFAFFRGKMEVHPKNISGRFYSKKVRTELLQRYGRNSKFYLKRKRYDDYRSEMARSLFCLCPLGWAPWSPRLVESVLLGCVPVIIADDIRLPFPSVLRWQDISLQVAEKDVASLETVLDHVVATNLSVIQKNLWDPVKRKALVFNRPLQEGDATWQVLRELEALLDRSQRRRRSRVGSSRR